The Raphanus sativus cultivar WK10039 chromosome 2, ASM80110v3, whole genome shotgun sequence genome includes a region encoding these proteins:
- the LOC108831203 gene encoding uncharacterized protein LOC108831203 produces MQTNDTFASHVPLNVTLVFCSTVWTGNQSLLYEGVSTVPLHALPDFSPVHIGLSPTTRGVGDIMVNRYFITKEDLMLMKKWALEWKFEYKTYVRDHTCDTTHRKANHRQASAKLLGSLIYSNYGEKKEGLKPKQIIEHVRIKHGVHINYKQAWRVKEEVQFLVRGTPENSYYNLSRWLNKVTETNPGSLTYQHKDANGKFKYAFVAFGPSFSLMRRVIAVDGTILKEKFNGTLLAACVQDGDYHLYHLAFVEVDDENAASWKWFFRGLTHMIPDAPDLVFVSDRANSIASALEEVYPLSHHGICRIHLLRNITPKYSRTGLLPLVESAADAYTCHEFWLIFKDIKDKCPELAKYLEDSDFRKWARCYAPTNRYNIMTTNIAESLNSMLKMPRELPVISLLETIRLTLTTWFFERREAAAKHKHLVTPKVVKKLVFRFVAAMLLNVYQVDQSEFEVKDEKMKYVVDLEKRHCTCNVFDIDKIPCIHAIAAAKYIKRDENHYVDGSHLTETWAKAYAESIHSGAELLMSIYPVNIDELTCPPPATKKRSGRPPTKRKRSVGEFGVHGSKSQSHKCSRCGTGGHNKTTCKKPIG; encoded by the exons ATGCAAACTAATGATACATTTGCTTCTCATGTTCCATTGAATGTCACTCTAGTGTTTTGTTCTACTGTGTGGACAGGAAATCAG AGTCTTCTTTATGAAGGTGTTTCTACAGTTCCTCTGCATGCTCTTCCGGACTTTAGTCCTGTCCATATTGGACTTTCACCAACCACGCGAGGAGTTGGTGATATTATGGTGAATAGGTATTTTATAACCAAGGAAGATTTGATGTTGATGAAGAAATGGGCTTTAGAGTGGAAGTTTGAGTACAAGACT TATGTTCGTGATCATACATGCGATACAACACATAGGAAAGCCAACCACAGACAAGCATCTGCAAAGTTGTTGGGTTCTTTGATTTACAGCAATTATGGAGAAAAGAAGGAAGGTCTCAAACCGAAACAGATCATTGAACATGTCAGGATAAAGCATGGCGTTCACATCAATTACAAACAAGCTTGGAGAGTGAAAGAAGAAGTTCAGTTTTTGGTTAGAGGAACTCCTGAAAACAGCTATTACAATTTGTCTAGGTGGTTGAACAAAGTCACAGAGACAAACCCTGGTTCGTTAACTTATCAACATAAGGATGCTAATGGAAAGTTCAAGTATGCATTTGTGGCTTTTGGTCCATCATTCTCATTGATGAGGAGAGTTATTGCAGTAGATGGTACAATTCTCAAGGAAAAATTCAATGGGACTTTATTAGCAGCTTGTGTTCAAGATGGGGATTATCATCTATATCATCTCGCCTTTGTAGAGGTCGACGATGAAAATGCCGCCTCTTGGAAATGGTTCTTTAGAGGTTTAACCCACATGATCCCGGACGCTCCGGATCTTGTTTTTGTATCAGATAGGGCTAATTCCATTGCTTCAGCACTGGAGGAAGTTTATCCCTTATCTCACCATGGAATCTGCAGGATCCATCTGCTCCGCAACATCACTCCTAAATATTCGAGGACTGGTTTGCTACCTCTGGTGGAAAGCGCTGCTGATGCCTACACGTGTCATGAGTTCTGGTTAATCTTTAAGGACATAAAGGATAAATGTCCTGAATTGGCTAAGTATCTGGAAGATTCAGATTTTAGGAAGTGGGCACGATGCTATGCGCCTACGAACAGGTACAATATCATGACTACCAACATTGCAGAGTCTCTCAATTCTATGTTGAAAATGCCTCGTGAGTTGCCAGTGATCTCTCTCCTTGAGACGATTAGATTGACACTCACCACTTGGTTTTTTGAGCGACGCGAAGCGGCTGCGAAACATAAGCACCTGGTAACCCCAAAAGTTGTGAAGAAATTGGTATTCAGGTTTGTGGCTGCAATGCTGCTGAATGTGTATCAAGTTGATCAAAGCGAGTTTGAGGTGAAGGATGAAAAAATGAAGTATGTTGTTGATTTGGAGAAGCGACATTGCACTTGTAATGTTTTCGATATTGACAAGATCCCCTGCATTCATGCAATTGCTGCTGCTAAATATATTAAGAGAGATGAAAACCATTACGTTGATGGTTCCCACTTGACAGAAACGTGGGCTAAAGCTTATGCCGAAAGCATACACTCTGGTGCAGAGTTGTTAATGTCCATCTATCCAGTGAATATTGATGAACTTACTTGCCCACCTCCAGCTACAAAAAAGAGAAGTGGACGTCCTCCTACGAAGAGAAAGAGATCCGTTGGCGAGTTTGGGGTTCATGGATCTAAATCTCAATCCCACAAGTGCAGCAGATGTGGCACAGGAGGGCACAACAAGACCACATGCAAGAAGCCTATAGGATGA